A genomic window from Clostridium aceticum includes:
- a CDS encoding S-layer homology domain-containing protein: protein MGIIKGYPDGAFKPCATITRGEAMTMYAKAMDIVKIVDNSEDKLHYLWIVMKYSIGQ, encoded by the coding sequence TTGGGTATCATTAAAGGTTATCCTGATGGAGCATTTAAGCCATGTGCAACCATAACTAGAGGAGAGGCCATGACAATGTATGCAAAAGCAATGGATATAGTTAAAATTGTTGATAATAGTGAAGATAAACTACATTACTTGTGGATAGTAATGAAGTATTCGATTGGGCAATAG
- a CDS encoding TetR/AcrR family transcriptional regulator, which translates to MAKFTELEKEKIREELLNVAYRFFIDKGFKRSSLEDITSSVGIAKSSFYIFFESKEMLYMELLAHEGEQIEKQVWPKVIAAKDIRSAIKIYLNEMASELETKILTQRLVYDLDEYKLVSRKLSPEYVGSENLRSIVPLMEFIRSRQESNEIIDDDPGVIAGVLRSAWLIGAQKKDLQQYNYERIKELLFEAVANRIALP; encoded by the coding sequence GTGGCTAAATTTACAGAGTTAGAAAAAGAAAAAATTCGAGAAGAATTGCTTAATGTTGCATATCGGTTTTTTATAGATAAAGGCTTTAAGCGTTCTTCTCTTGAGGATATCACTTCATCAGTTGGCATTGCAAAGAGTTCTTTTTATATATTTTTTGAATCAAAAGAAATGCTATATATGGAATTGTTAGCACATGAAGGAGAGCAAATTGAAAAGCAGGTTTGGCCAAAGGTTATTGCTGCTAAGGATATACGTTCAGCGATAAAAATATACTTAAATGAAATGGCTTCGGAATTGGAAACTAAGATTCTAACTCAAAGGTTGGTTTACGACCTAGATGAGTACAAACTTGTATCTAGAAAGCTAAGTCCAGAGTATGTTGGCTCAGAGAATCTAAGAAGCATCGTCCCTCTTATGGAGTTTATCAGGTCGCGTCAAGAATCTAATGAGATTATTGATGATGATCCAGGTGTTATAGCCGGAGTTTTAAGGTCAGCTTGGTTAATAGGTGCTCAAAAGAAAGATTTACAGCAATACAATTATGAAAGGATTAAAGAGTTATTATTCGAAGCTGTTGCTAATAGGATTGCTCTGCCTTGA
- a CDS encoding alpha/beta fold hydrolase: protein MEENIIYFNGVHLCTESFGDVNKPTILLIMGATSSMIWWEEDFCKKLSNQGFHVIRYDNRDTGKSITYKYGHPEYTFEDLADDAVQVLDAYKVLKAHIVGMSMGGVITQIVALKYPYRLLTASLIMTSNYDPDLPKKDSKVAEVFARININNWEDKEKVIGYVVDRSKVLAGPKHPFNEEKIRNLARKDFDRATHLQSMENHGFIKGWGSYLSKTNEINVLTLVIHGTEDPIIPYEHGIHLSEIIPNAVLVTLEGTGHEFHHNDWDEIINAVSKHAANL, encoded by the coding sequence ATCGAAGAAAATATAATTTATTTTAACGGCGTTCATCTCTGTACTGAGAGTTTTGGAGATGTTAATAAGCCAACTATCTTGTTAATTATGGGAGCTACATCATCAATGATTTGGTGGGAAGAAGATTTTTGTAAGAAGCTAAGCAATCAGGGGTTTCATGTTATACGTTATGATAATAGAGATACAGGTAAATCAATTACGTACAAGTATGGTCATCCAGAGTATACCTTTGAGGATTTGGCTGATGATGCAGTTCAGGTATTGGATGCGTATAAGGTTTTAAAGGCTCACATAGTCGGTATGTCTATGGGTGGAGTCATTACGCAGATAGTAGCTCTTAAATACCCATACAGGTTACTCACTGCTTCACTAATTATGACATCGAATTATGATCCTGATCTTCCTAAAAAGGATAGCAAAGTAGCAGAAGTCTTTGCCAGAATTAACATCAACAATTGGGAAGATAAAGAAAAAGTTATAGGGTATGTTGTAGATAGGAGTAAAGTTCTTGCTGGGCCTAAGCATCCATTTAATGAAGAGAAAATAAGAAATTTGGCTAGAAAGGACTTTGATAGAGCTACTCATTTGCAGAGTATGGAGAATCATGGATTTATTAAAGGATGGGGTTCATATTTGTCAAAAACTAATGAAATCAATGTTCTTACATTGGTAATTCACGGAACAGAAGACCCTATTATTCCCTACGAGCATGGAATTCATCTTTCTGAAATTATACCAAATGCAGTATTGGTTACCTTAGAGGGTACAGGGCATGAGTTTCACCATAATGATTGGGATGAAATTATTAATGCTGTATCAAAGCATGCAGCAAATTTATGA